One Amaranthus tricolor cultivar Red isolate AtriRed21 chromosome 10, ASM2621246v1, whole genome shotgun sequence genomic window carries:
- the LOC130825367 gene encoding uncharacterized protein LOC130825367: protein MWEPSREPPTYIEISGDDDERENWGSHYDLYGFEVGFDRGWSDEEDPEEDVEDVPLSSPSDSGSESDGSYSDSSSDSGEDEDDEDFDIASYDEGVDTWDAWR from the coding sequence ATGTGGGAGCCTAGTCGTGAACCGCCTACTTATATAGAAATTTCCGGCGATGATGACGAGAGGGAGAACTGGGGATCGCATTACGACTTATATGGCTTTGAGGTTGGGTTTGATAGGGGGTggtctgatgaggaagatcctgaAGAGGACGTAGAGGATGTACCATTAAGCAGCCCCAGTGATAGTGGTAGTGAATCAGATGGATCGTATTCAGACTCCAGCTCTGATTCTGGAGAAGACGAGGATGATGAGGACTTCGATATAGCAAGTTACGATGAGGGTGTTGACACTTGGGATGCTTGGCGCTAG